In Parageobacillus sp. KH3-4, the genomic window CACAACCCGCTTGGATATGTCGGGATGTTTGCCGTATATAAGCGCGCAATCGGGAAAATTTCGCGCACGTCACGGTAGACGTTGCGGATTAAATCCGCTTTAAACCAAGGGTTGTCCGTTTGCGCGACGAAAATGCCATCTTCTTTCAGCGCCTTTGCGATGCCGGCATAAAAGCCTTTCGTAAATAAGTTGACGGCCGGGCCGACCGGTTCCGTCGAATCGACCATAATGACGTCATATTCGTTTTCACTTTTCGCGATGTGCATAAAGCCGTCGTCGACTTTTACTTCTACACGCGGGTCATCTAACTTACCGGCGATTTCCGGAAGATATTTTTTCGAACATTCAATAACTTTTCCGTCAATTTCTACTAATGTCGCTTTTTTTACGCTCGGGTGCTTCAGCACTTCGCGAATAACGCCGCCGTCACCGCCGCCAACGACAAGCACGTTTTCCGGATTCGGATGGGTGAAAAGCGGAACATGCGCAACCATTTCGTGGTACACAAACTCATCTTTTTGCGTTGTCATGACCATTCCGTCTAAAATAAGCATATTGCCGAATTCCACTGTCTCGACCATGTCCAGCTTTTGAAACGGGGTTTGCTCTGTATGTAAAGTGCGTTTAATTCTCGCTGTAATGCCAAAGTGCTCTGTTTGCTTTTCCGTAAACCATAATTCCATGTTCAACACCCTTTCTTTATACGTTTCAGCTATATACAAAACGCTACTTTCATCTTTTCCTAGCGAAGAAAAAACCAAACATGAAAAAGTATAGAGCAATCTAGCAAAAATGCAAGTGAAACTTGATAGAAAAATGTTTAAAATAGAAAAAATTTTTTCATACTAATACAAATACAGTCATGAGGTGATGGACGTTGGAAATCATTCCAAGCAGCCGGTTTCGCGGAACGTGGAAATACATTCGGGCGTTCGTCTTCATCAGTTTGATCCTAGCAATCTTCTTCGCCGTTGCGCTTGCCGGTTTGATCGCGTTCGCCAAATTAAAAGGGGCCCCACCTCTAGCCGTGCCGCAAACGACGATTTTTTACGCGGATGACGGCTCGAAAATCGGCGAAAGCGATAACGGGCAAACTCGTTACTGGGTGAACATTGAAGATATATCCCCCTATATTGTACAGGCAACGATCGCTGTAGAAGACCGGAAATTTTATGAACATCACGGCTTTGATATAAAGCGGATTGCCGGCGCCGTTGTCGCGAATATAAAGGCGATGGCGAAAGTGCAAGGAGCAAGCACCATTACCCAGCAATACGCGCGCAATTTATTTTTAAACCACGATAAAACATGGACGCGAAAATTGCAAGAAGCGTTATATACAATCCGTCTTGAAGCGAATTACAGCAAAAAGCAAATTTTAGAAGGATACTTAAACACCATTTACTACGGCCATGGCGCTTACGGAATCGAAGCGGCCTCCCATTATTATTTCGGAAAACCGGCAAAAAAGCTTACATTAAGCGAAGCCGCGATGCTAGCCGGAATCCCAAAAGGCCCGTATTACTATTCGCCGTTCATTGACGAAAAGCGGGCGAAAGCGCGGCAAAAAACGGTGCTTTCGTCGATGGCCAAAGCCGGATACATCAGCGGAAAAGAAGCGGAACAAGCGTATCAAACTCCGCTTGTTTATTCCCGCCATCACGAAGCGAAAAAGAAAAAAATTGCCCCTTATTTTCAAGATGTGGTGAAATATGCGCTGCGCAATCAATTAGGGTTGGATGAACGCACGATTGAAACGGGCGGATTGCGCGTGTATACGTCGCTTGATCCAAAAATGCAAGAAATTGCAGAACGAAAAATTCATGACATCATTGACCCTCATTCGAACATTCAAGTTGCGCTTGTCGCGATGGATCCGCGCTCGGGAGAAGTAAAAGCCCTTGTCGGCGGCAGAAATTACGATAAAAGCCCTTTCAACCGCGCAGTGCAAGCGGAGCGGCAGCCGGGTTCAACGTTTAAACCGTTTCTATATTACGCGGCCATTCAGCAAGGATTCACGCCATCGACGCAAATGAGAAGCGAGTTGACCACCTTTACCTTTGACGATGGAAAAGCGACTTATACACCGCGCAACTACAATAACTATTATGCGAATGACGAAATTACGCTCGCTCAGGCGATTGCCTTGTCGGATAACGTATTCGCCGTAAAAACGCATTTATTTATCGGCGAAGACAAACTTGTCGAAACGGCGAAAAAACTTGGCATTACAAGCAAATTAAAAGCGGTTCCTTCCCTTGCGCTCGGAACATCGCCGGTGAAAGTGATCGACATGGTGAAAGCCTACAGCGCGTTTGCCAATAACGGTAAAAAAGTCGAGCCAATTTTTATTAAAAAAGTCGTCAATCATCAAGGCGAAACGATTTACGAATATAAACCATCAGGCAAGCAGGCGCTCGATCCGGACGCCGCATATGTAACGGCCCAGCTGATGACGGGCATGTTTGACCCGAAATTAAACGACTACACCACTGTCACCGGGCAATCGATTCGCAAACAGATTACGCGCCCGTACGCAGGAAAATCAGGAACGACCAAAACGGACAGCTGGATGATCGGGTTTGCCCCACAACTAGTTGCAGGGGTATGGACCGGTTATGACCGCGGGGAAACGATGGATAAAATCGCGGAGAAACAATATGCAAAACAAATTTGGGTGCAATTTATGGAAGAGAGCTTACGAGGAAAACCAAAGAAAAAATTTAAACCAACGAAAGGAGTCGTTGGCGTCTATGTCGACCCGGACAATGGCAAGCTCGCGACGAAATCGTGTCCGGTAAAACGCCTCACTTATTATATCGCTGGCACAGAACCGACCGATTACTGCACCGACCATTTGCATCGCAAAAAATCAAAGGACACGGAAGAAAAGAAAAAATGGTTTGAAAAATGGTTTCCTTGGTTCTAAAAGGAACCCCCCAAGCGGTTTCGCTTGGGGGGTTCCTTGTCCTAGTTTTATTGTGTTATACATGCAGCTTTAGTTTACCCTGTTTCCTACAAGACGACAAGTACCCGCCATGTGACGTTCACAAAAACGTCACATATATGGAAATTCATGAAAGAAATAGTTTTCCCTCCTTTTTATTCCCCGCCTTCCAATCCCTTTCTCAATTCCTCGCTCGAACGATTCCACATTTCGATATCATGTTGTTTTAAAAATTCCGCCAGTACCCGTTTTGATTTTTCGTCCATATGATCGACGATGATACGGCGCTTTAGTGACTTATCTAAACGATTCACATGCTCTGGAAGCAGCTTATAGCCGCGGCGCGCCTCGCGATCGACCGTCATTTCGCATGCTGTCACTCCGGCATAATACGGCCCTTCTTCTTTTCGTTCGATCGTCACCCATACGATCCAATACGGCTTCCCGTTCGGCACTTCATCGCGATTTGGCGAAAATTTAATTCCCCGCTCCACTACGCTCCGGGCATGCATCGCTCCCATATCCACGAACGCTTCCCCCGCTTCGACGTCGATAATGACCGGGGAAACATTTTCCAAGCTTAACACCCCCGCGCCAAATCCGCCGTGGCCGTCCGTTGGATCATCTTTAATGATATTAAATCCGATATTTTTCTTTTTCTTCTCCATCCAAACGCCCTCCTTTATGACTTAAAAGAATACCGCGGAAAAAAAGGATTGCAAGCTTTCCAATACAAACGGAATCGCTACATTGAAAAGCGGCTGTATCGTATAACGGTCGAGTGGCGTCAACACAAGAATCAGAAAAAGCAGCGCCCCGTAACTTTCCCACTGCGTCAGCTTTACGCGAACGCCTTGTGGCGCCAAATCCTCGATAATCCGATAACCGTCAAGCGGAGGAAACGGAAGCAAGTTAAAAATAAACAACACCGCATTTAAACTAATAAAAATCTGAAAAAACGTGTCAAACCCGGCGGCAAACCAATCTGGAATCGCCGCCATCACGCCAAAACGAATCATGCTATACCACACCAAAAACCCGAACGCGGCAAGAAGAAGATTGCTGAAAGGACCTGCGGCCGACACAAGAATCCCGGCAAGGCGCGGATTTGCAAAGTTAAGCCGATTCACCGGCACAGGTTTCGCCCAGCCGAATCCGGCAAGAAAAATAAGCAATGTGCCAAGCAAATCGAGATGGGCAAGCGGGGCTAACGTCAGCCTTCCCTCGTTTTTTGCCGTCGGGTCGCCGAACTTATAAGCGACGTACGCATGGGCAAATTCATGAACCGAAAAAGCAATCGCGAGCGCCATGAACACATATGGGATTTGCTGAAGCGAATAAGGCAATAAATGTTCCACTCTTTTTATCTCCTTTTTTCCATTTGATCGTTTATTAACTAGTATACATGATTATACGGAAAAAGTGGACGGAAGTTCCCTTTTTCATGATATAATAAACACGACGAACGAGCAGAAAAAGGAGGACGACCCATGCCTTACGTTACGATCAAAATGCTCGAGGGACGCACGGACGAGCAGAAAAAGGCGCTTGTCGAAAAAGTGACAGAAGCGGTCGCCGAAACAACAGGCGCCTCGAAAGACAAAATTGTCGTGTTTATTGAAGAAATGTCGAAAAACCATTACGCGATCGCCGGAAAACGTTTAAGCGACGAGTAATAAGCGCACAAGCAAGGAACGTTTCTGTTCCTTGCTTTTTTCATTGCAAAATCCCGAAAAAACGAATATTATTATATATGTGATTAAAAATGTTCGTATTTTGGAGGTAAACGATGTTTGATTTGGCGAAACATAACACAAATTTAAAAACAGAAATCATCGCCGGATGTACGACGTTTTTAACGATGGTATACATCATTGTCGTAAATCCTGTCGTATTGTCGGATGCCGGTGTTCCATTTTCTCAAGTGTTCACCGCAACGATTATCGCTACGATCATCGGGACGCTATGGATGGCGTTATTTGCGAACTATCCGATCGCGATCGCGCCGGGGATGGGATTAAACGCGTATTTTGCCTACTCCGTTGTCGGGTCGCACGGCAATATTTCCTATGAAGTCGCATTCTCGGCCGTGTTCGTTGCCGGAATCCTTTTTGTCATTTTGTCGCTGACGCCGTTTCGCAGCAAGCTGATCGAAGCGATTCCGGAAAATTTAAAGCATGGCATTACCGCGGGAATCGGCTTGTTTATCGCTTTTATTGGCCTTCGTTTAACCAAGATTATTCAAGCGCATCCACAAAACTTAGTCGCGTTAGGCGATTTACACTCGCCATCGGCGGTGTTGACGCTCATCGGTTTGGCGGTTACGCTCGTGCTTATGTCGCTTGGCGTCAATGGCGCGCTTTTTTTCGGGATGGTCATCACCGGCGTGATTGCTTATTTCACCGGCCAATTGAAATTTGATAAAGGCTTCGTTTCCATGCCATCACTTCCGGAAGGTCTTGTTGTCGCTAATCCGCTTACCGCCATCGGTGATGTCA contains:
- a CDS encoding YwhD family protein, translating into MEKKKKNIGFNIIKDDPTDGHGGFGAGVLSLENVSPVIIDVEAGEAFVDMGAMHARSVVERGIKFSPNRDEVPNGKPYWIVWVTIERKEEGPYYAGVTACEMTVDREARRGYKLLPEHVNRLDKSLKRRIIVDHMDEKSKRVLAEFLKQHDIEMWNRSSEELRKGLEGGE
- a CDS encoding transglycosylase domain-containing protein, which produces MEIIPSSRFRGTWKYIRAFVFISLILAIFFAVALAGLIAFAKLKGAPPLAVPQTTIFYADDGSKIGESDNGQTRYWVNIEDISPYIVQATIAVEDRKFYEHHGFDIKRIAGAVVANIKAMAKVQGASTITQQYARNLFLNHDKTWTRKLQEALYTIRLEANYSKKQILEGYLNTIYYGHGAYGIEAASHYYFGKPAKKLTLSEAAMLAGIPKGPYYYSPFIDEKRAKARQKTVLSSMAKAGYISGKEAEQAYQTPLVYSRHHEAKKKKIAPYFQDVVKYALRNQLGLDERTIETGGLRVYTSLDPKMQEIAERKIHDIIDPHSNIQVALVAMDPRSGEVKALVGGRNYDKSPFNRAVQAERQPGSTFKPFLYYAAIQQGFTPSTQMRSELTTFTFDDGKATYTPRNYNNYYANDEITLAQAIALSDNVFAVKTHLFIGEDKLVETAKKLGITSKLKAVPSLALGTSPVKVIDMVKAYSAFANNGKKVEPIFIKKVVNHQGETIYEYKPSGKQALDPDAAYVTAQLMTGMFDPKLNDYTTVTGQSIRKQITRPYAGKSGTTKTDSWMIGFAPQLVAGVWTGYDRGETMDKIAEKQYAKQIWVQFMEESLRGKPKKKFKPTKGVVGVYVDPDNGKLATKSCPVKRLTYYIAGTEPTDYCTDHLHRKKSKDTEEKKKWFEKWFPWF
- a CDS encoding NCS2 family permease yields the protein MFDLAKHNTNLKTEIIAGCTTFLTMVYIIVVNPVVLSDAGVPFSQVFTATIIATIIGTLWMALFANYPIAIAPGMGLNAYFAYSVVGSHGNISYEVAFSAVFVAGILFVILSLTPFRSKLIEAIPENLKHGITAGIGLFIAFIGLRLTKIIQAHPQNLVALGDLHSPSAVLTLIGLAVTLVLMSLGVNGALFFGMVITGVIAYFTGQLKFDKGFVSMPSLPEGLVVANPLTAIGDVIHYGLYAVVFSFLLVTIFDTTGTMIGVAQQAGLMKGKTMPRAREALLADSVATTIGAMFGTSPTSAYIESSSGVAAGGRTGITALTVAILFALSAFFGPLVGAVSGIAAITAPALIIVGSLMMGSIAHIQWDRLDEAFPAFLIILSMPLTSSIATGIALGFISYPLLKITRGKWREVHPLVYIFAILFFYQLAFLPH
- the speE gene encoding polyamine aminopropyltransferase yields the protein MELWFTEKQTEHFGITARIKRTLHTEQTPFQKLDMVETVEFGNMLILDGMVMTTQKDEFVYHEMVAHVPLFTHPNPENVLVVGGGDGGVIREVLKHPSVKKATLVEIDGKVIECSKKYLPEIAGKLDDPRVEVKVDDGFMHIAKSENEYDVIMVDSTEPVGPAVNLFTKGFYAGIAKALKEDGIFVAQTDNPWFKADLIRNVYRDVREIFPIARLYTANIPTYPSGLWTFTIGSKKYDPLEVSDERFHDIDTKYYTKELHKACFVLPKFVADLLK
- a CDS encoding 2-hydroxymuconate tautomerase; translated protein: MPYVTIKMLEGRTDEQKKALVEKVTEAVAETTGASKDKIVVFIEEMSKNHYAIAGKRLSDE
- a CDS encoding site-2 protease family protein, translating into MEHLLPYSLQQIPYVFMALAIAFSVHEFAHAYVAYKFGDPTAKNEGRLTLAPLAHLDLLGTLLIFLAGFGWAKPVPVNRLNFANPRLAGILVSAAGPFSNLLLAAFGFLVWYSMIRFGVMAAIPDWFAAGFDTFFQIFISLNAVLFIFNLLPFPPLDGYRIIEDLAPQGVRVKLTQWESYGALLFLILVLTPLDRYTIQPLFNVAIPFVLESLQSFFSAVFF